The DNA sequence GAAAGGTTATTCGTCTTATCACATCGATGATCCTCTGACCGATGGCGGAGCCGGGGGATGGAAGCGCTTCCTCTCTGTATTCCGCGGTGACGTTGATCTGTCCGTCTCCGGATTTGGAAATGGCAATTTGTTTTGCATTCATATTGATACCGTAAAGGGCGGCCAGGGCCAGCCATTTCAGTGCCGCTTCCTGTTCGTCCTTCTCTTTTTCCAACTCATACATCTCCTTCATCGGATCGGTGGTGGCAAAACAATCAATCAGTTCCTGAGTCTTTCGGTGCAATGATTCTTTGTCTTTCATAAGCCTACTCCTTTCTTTACCAAGATCTTCTTACCTTCGAGTCCCGGAAGACCTGCCATTTTTGCGCTTCGATAATGATTTTTCAGAGCACTCTGTTTGATTTTCATCTATGTATCCGGAAATAGTTGGAATGGCCATACCTTAAATCCTGTATATTCTCCTTCGCAAGAATTTATTCTTTTTCCCGTACCCATTTCCGGTCAGGACTGTTTCCAAACCATATTGCTGCTGAAATGAAGCATCTGCTCAAGGCAAGAGAGCCTCCGGATGGCCACAGCTTGTTTACCGGGGACGCAGGTGTCCTCTGAATCGAAAGCCATACTGTTTTTAACGTTATGGCGGAAAATCCTTCTCTTGCACGCACGAGATCTTTTCTCTTAAGGATACACCCTCACGACAGAGCGAATACGTTATGGACCTGATTGTCTTATGATTCTGTATGGGCCAGCATTGAACTTAAGGATTTTCCTCCAGGGGACATCGCTTCCGGTGTTCATCGAGGGAGTTCCCCATAGAATCCGTATATTTTAAGCTATCGACACATGACTTTTTTGGAAAGGAGCTGTTTATGAAAATCTATATTATGCTCTCCCGATTGGCCCCGGGATCATTGGAGTCTCCCAACACACTTGAAGATCTGGAAAAAAAGGTCATGGAACGCATCCGTAGTGCATGCCCCCAAGTGGAATGGATCCATAACTTCGCCGTCTTAGGACCTTACGATTACCTGGATATATTTCGCGCACCGGATACAGAAACCGCTTTCAAGGTATCCACGCTGGTTCGCACCCTCGGGCATGCCCGTACTGAAATATGGGAAGCCACAGAGTGGACCAAGTTTAAGGATTTAATACGGAAATTGCCGGGCAAACAGTAGCCGACATCTTATACTCAGAAAGCCGGCTCATTGCTATGGAAAGAAGTTGAGCCGCCACAGTGAGTGGAATAAGGGACTTCAAGAACATTCCAAAGGAGAGAAGTGAAATGGCAAAGCTTATTTATCATGCAGACGACGGTCGGGAATTTCATATCGCTACTGAAGATTTCATTTATCTCAAGACTCGGAAAGGCGTGGAAAGGAACTGGGAGTGGCAATACATCACCTCTATTCATGGGGAGATAAACAAAATTTTTGAACAAGCCGAAGGGATGTACGACAGGATCAACACCCTGCTGCCGAAAGATATCCCGATGGGGGCACTCAAATAGGCGCTCTTCATGACCGGCCTTATCCGGCGCAGGAAGTTATCGGAAAAATCTATTGAAATGGAAAGGCTGTCAACCATCAGAATTCCGCGAGAATGACACAAATACCAGGGAGTGTTCAACAGCAGAAAAGCGCTGTTGATGAACATCTGATGAAATGGAAACCCGCTTCGGAGGAATTCGGTTGCAGGATGAACCCCGGTTTCTGCCGGAAGCATCATGAGAAAGGATCGAAATATGAAGGAACGACAAGGCCTGATTACTTTTCAAAATAGTCCGCTGACGTTAATCGGCGAGCCTGTGGTCACAGGAATGCCGGCACCCAATGTGACACTGGTTACCAATGATCTTGAGACAACCACGTTGGATAAAGACAGGGGTAAAGTGCTTATTGTGGCTACCGTGCCCTCACTGGATACCTCGGTTTGTTCCGAGGAGACAAAACGTTTCAACAGGGAAGCGGAGTCCCTCCCCGGAAATGTCAAACTGGTGGTCGTCAGCATGGATCTTCCTTTTGCACAACAACGCTGGGCCAAAGAGTACAATGCCACAAACATAACCTTATTGTCCGACCATAAAGAGGCCTCCCTCGGACAGGGATTCGGCGTCCTGATCAAGGAGCTCAGACTGCTTGCCAGAGCGGTCTTCGTCATAGATGCTTCGGGAAAGATTACCTATGTGGAGTTGGTCAAGGAAATGACCGATCTGCCCGATTACGAAGCGGCGCTCAGCGCAGCCCGGAAGAGCGTCTGACGTGCGCAACTTGTTTGCACGTACTGTGGGTCTTTCGGATTGAACAGAAGACGGACAGCAGGAGGAAAACTGCAAATGGTTGAAAACGATCAAAACATTACGCAACAGGGGATGCACGAACAGGAGGAGAGGGGGATTAAGCAGACACTCTCGATGATAAAGCACAAAATTGTGGTGATGAGCGGTAAAGGGGGTGTGGGCAAAAGCAGCGTGGCCGCTTATCTGTCCGTTGCTCTGGCCAAAAAAGGCTACAAAGTGGGATTGTTGGACGTAGACCTTCACGGCCCCAGTATCCCTCGTTTGCTGGGATTAAAAACCGGCATATTGGCCGGTTCGGAGGCGGATAGAGTACCGGCGGTCCAGTATCTATCGAATATGTGGGTGGTATCCATTGAATCATTGATGGGTGAAAACAGAGATATTGCCACTATCTGGAGGGGACCGATGAAGATCGGGATCATTCGACAGTTTATCGGCGAAATTGACTGGCAGAACCTGGATTATATGATCATCGACTCACCGCCCGGTACGGGAGATGAGCCGCTAACCGTGGCCCAGACGGTTCCGGATGCCAAAGCGATCATTGTGACGACACCCCAGGAGATTTCCCTGGCGGATATCAGGAAGTCGATAGATTTCTGCCGCCAGGTAAACATGGAAATATTGGGTGTTGTAGAAAACATGAGTGGTCTTATCTGTCCACATTGCGGAAAGATGATAGAGCTTTTTAAGACGAAGGGGGGAAGTCAGATTGCGGAAAATGAAAATCTCACACTTCTTGGGACACTGCCGCTGGAACCCGAGGTCATCACCCAGGCGGATATCGGTGGGGTGGAGTTTCTGAATGACCGGGATCTGGCTTTTACCCGTGCCTTCGATAAGCTGGTGAATGCGGTGGTGAACCGCGCTGAAAGAAGCACCTGAAACCCAGGATATCCTTAATGCGGTCCCTGTCGAGCCTGACATCCGATATCCTCATCGAAAGCCATACAATTGATCCTGTTTGAGTTTGGAGATCGGCTCCTTATTATGACGGGAAAACCCATAACCTCACAAAACAAAGGAGAAAGGTCCATGAGCGAAGTAAAAAATGTCGGAGAAATTTACAAATGTGACATCTGCGGCAACGTGGTTGAGGTAAAAGAAGCAGGCGGAGGCGAACTCGTCTGTTGCGGCGAACCCATGAAGTTAGTGACATAACATGTCAGAGAAGGATCCCGTATCCCCTGGATACGGGATAGCTATGAACATATGATTTTCAAAGGAGAGAAATTGGCCCATGAAAGATGAAGTTGAGAGTGTCTTGAATGAAATTAGACCGTCACTCCAGGCGGACGGCGGTGACGTAAAACTGGTGGATATTGAAAACAATATCGTTAAGGTCAGACTGACCGGCGCATGCGCCGGTTGTCCCATGTCCGAAATGACCCTGAAAAATGTCGTTGAACAGCACCTGAAGATGAGAATGCCGGAGATCTCAAGGGTCGAAGCCGTATAACGATGAGATGGGGGTCCTTGTCTGGTGGGTCAAAAGATGTGTCTGGTGGGTCAAAAGATGACTATGGCCCCTGCCTCTGATAGATCTGTAAACCTCTGATTCATGTGATTCATTCATTGGACATGGTCACAGGACCGGTGAGAAGTCAATGATTCTGGAGCGATTAAAAGAAAAAGCGGTTTTGGGAGACGGAGGAGCCGTGTTCGAACTGGAGCGCCGCGGCTATATGAGTGCGGGTCCATTCGTTCCGGAAGTCGCGATTCAACATCCGGAAGCCCTGCGGCAACTTCAAGTGGACTTTGCCCGGGCAGGGGCTCAGGTCCTTCAGGCGTTGACCTATTACGCGCACGAAGAAAAACTGAGGCAACTGGACATGGCATGGGCATTGGAGGATATCAATGTTGCCGCCGTTACCATAGCCAGGGAGGTTGCGGATGCTTACGGCTGCCTGGTGGCCGGCAACCTATCCAATACTTGGGTTTACGATCCAAGGGATCCTTCCTCCCATAGAAAAACCCGGGAGCAGTTCGACCGGCAACTTTTATATCAATTGCCCCATGGGGTTGATTTTGTCATTGCCGAAACACTGGAATACTTAGGGGAGGCCAAGATTGCATTGGAAGCGATTAAAGCGACGGGAAAACCGAGCATGATAACCCTTGGCTTCAAATCGACCGATCGAACATTGGAGGGCGTTTTACTGGAGGAGGCCTTCAAGGAACTTGAAGATGCCGGTGCCGATATCCTTGGTACCAATTGCTTTCGCGATCCCCCGAGGATGATGCCCCTTGCCAAACGAATACGGGAAACCGTCTCCTGTTTTGTGGCTACCCAGCCCGTGGCCTATAGATGCACGGATGAAAGGCCGTTTTTTCAAATTCAAGAAATTGAAGGCCGCCCGGCGTTCCCATTAGAGCTGGACCCGTTTGTCCTGACCCGGTTCGAAATGGCTGAGTACGCCCTGGAAGCCCAACGGTCGGCCATCAATTACATAGGCGGTTGTTGCGGGACCGCTCCCCACCACCTTCGGGCAATGGCTGAGGCATTGGGCAGGGCCGTGCCCAACAGCAGGTATTCTCCCAGGATGAAACTTCATCCGGACAACATTCTGAAGCAAACGGGAGGTGTTCAAAATGCATCAGGAGACGCTCAGTAAAGCGGTGGAATTGGCCAATCGGTTGGGCCATGTATTTGTAGCCACGGCAGACGCAGAAGGGTTGCCTCATGTGGCTGCTGCGGGAAGTCTTGAACTGATATCTCCGGATCAGGTTTCTGTCTCCTCATGGTTCTGCCCGACTACCACTGACAATATTGAAAGGAACCCCCGGATCGCCCTTGTCATTTGGGATAGAGAAAACGATGTTGGGTATCAACTCCTGGGGAAGACATCCCTTCCCAGGGATACGGCCATAATGGATGGTTTTTCTCCGGAACTTGAGCAGAAGGGGGCCATACCTCAAGTCGAATGGCGGCTGCTTGTCCACGTGAACAACATCATCGCCTTCTCACATGCGCCCCATAGTGACAAAGAGGAGTGATCCGGTTGCATCCCACCTGCCTGTCTGACGGATATTTACCAATTCGGCGGACAAAAATTCATTGAGAACAAATTCCCGGGTTGATGCCCAAGGCAGCCTTCAGAAAACACCCGGAACAATTTCACCGCACTCCGGGCACCGAGAATTCCTTATCCTGTTTTCCAAGGTAACAAAGCCGCTGCGATGGATCAGGGTGTGCCGGCAATGGGGGCAGGCGGTATCCTTCTCCTCACCGGGAAGGTTGCCGATGTATATGAAATGCAATCCAGCCTCTTTTCCCATGGTGTAGGCTTTCCTGAGGGTTTCAGCCGGGGTGGGATAGGCATCATTATATTGATATCCCGGATGAAACCGGCTGATGTGCCATGGGATATCGATGGATACGCCTGCAATGAACCTGGCGATGTTCCGCAATTCCTCATCACTGTCATTTTGTTCGGGGATGATAAGGGTGGTAACCTCTACCCATATGCCCAGCGCTTTCATTGTACGAATAGAATCGAGAACCGGCTTGAGCCGGCCTTGGCAGACGCTCTTATAGAATTCATTATTGAAGGACTTGAGATCGACGTTACAGGCATCCAGATGGTCGGAAACGGTCTCTAATGCCTGTTTGGTCATGAATCCGTTGGTTACGAAGACATTGGCAAGACCCGCTTCTTTGGCAAGCCTTGCTGTATCATATGCATATTCAAAAAATATAGTGGGCTCGGTGTAGGTATAGGCGATACTTTTACACCCCGCTTTTTGGGCCTCTGCAACGATCTGCTTTGGGGAAAAGGACCGACCGGGAAGCTCTGAAACACCTTCCTCTTCAATCTGAGAGATTTGCCAGTTCTGGCAGAACCCGCAATGAAAATTGCATCCCATAGTGGCTATGGAAAAGCTCAGGGAACCGGGTAAAAAATGATAAAGGGGCTTTTTCTCAATGGGATCGCTGTTCGCGGCCACCACTTTTCCATAGGCCAGCGTATTCAGTTTGCCGCCGATATTCTTTCTGACTTTACAAAAGCCCGTGTCTCCATCCTTAATGCGGCAATGATGGTTACATAAAAAGCAGTGTACATCATTATTCTCCAGAGTTTCGTAAAGCATGGCCTCTTTGCACATAGTCTTTTTCTCCCTTTAACCCATTCGGCGAGCAGCCATACCTGGCCCGTCGGATAGAAACCACTTTTCCTGGCATGATGGAAGCTTTTGGCCCCGCACACAATGGGGTATATCCTGTATTTGGGCTTGCCCAATGGGAACGGTTGATGCGGAGAATCCGTCCATGCCCGCAAAGCCGCAACCCTTTGGCCGAAGAAGCGGCAATCCAATAGACGGATAGGCTGAAGGATGAGGGATACCATCTCATTTTAGACATGATCAGGCCGGCAATGGTGGAGCGATATCGGTCGCTGGTGTCAAACCGCCGCCTCCGTACATAATTTTCATTCCAGAAATAGAGTCTTCACCTGATGGCTTTTGGCCTCTATAGAGGGTCAAATAGTCACAGACCGTTGCACCCGATGGACAGACGACGGATAACATTCTGGCAGCAGGTGGCTGAGAAACTTTTCTTGACTCATGAAAGGAGTGAACGGAAATGGCAACAAACCATGTCGAAGCCCAAATCGATGAAAAAAGGTTGGTCTCATATCTGGAGATGGGAATATCGGCCGAGGATATCTGCAATGAACTCGGTGTTAAAATGACCTCTCTTCAAAAAGCGGTCAATGAAGTTTGTTCAAGGAATCCTGATTTAAAAAAGCCCGATGGCTTGATTTCCAAATCCGGCGGGGGTGAATAACGCCTGGTCGAGGGGTCATGACAACCGGGCTAACATGAAACCACTTGCCGTTGCCGAGTCGCTTCCGGGATATTTCGAAAATCACGGCTTGGGCTTCTATGAAGCCTCCCTCCCTGCAACAAGCCACGCTGGATTTTCAGTATGTTCCAGAAGTTCCGGTACGGATAGATCAAGGGCAGCTCCATGATTAAGTCATTTGCCTTTTCAGCGGGGTTGATGCTTTCCCCGGAGGTCTTGATCATTGTGGGCCACCTGGCAGGCCGGATGCCTACGGTTTTTTTGTTGTTGCTGGGCGCAGGGGCCTTGTGTCATACCCTCACGTCAAGCGTGTATAGCAGAGTGGTCCACTCCCAATTTGGAAGATTTTCCGGCGAGGCTGAATTCATTCGCCATGCCCTGGGTCCAAGACATGCGCTCGTCTTTTCACTCTTCCCGCGACTGTTGATGTTTTTTTGTCTGGCCACCTCTGTCTTGGCCACGGCCGGTTATGCATTGAATGAAGTATTTGTGTATTGGTTTCCTAACCTTGGCTTCTCATTCTGCCTGATAGGCCTTATCCTGGCATTGAATCTTGCTGGGGAACGTGCTGTAAACCTGGGCCAGGTCCTCTTTGTGTCTGTTTCGATTCTTGGACTCTTGGTCCTGGTCATCGTGGGTTTCGCAAGGCTCGATTCGTTCGGAAGCGCGGCACCCCTCGTTGCTTCTCCGGGTCATGAGGTATTGGATCACCTGTTTTGGCCGCTGGCCGTCTTCGTAGGTTTCGAGCTTTCCCTGTTTTCATGGACGGGTCGAAATCCGGGCCTTTTCCCTGTACGCGCAATGGTTTCGGCCATACTGGGGATAGGATCTCTCCTGGCGCTGTGGGGGCTGGTGTCCCTGGCCCACGTTTCATCGGAGAGACTTACCGAATCGACCTTGCCCCACGCGCTTGCGGCCCGCGTCATCATGGGGCAGTGGGGAAGAATAATAATGGGAGTTGCTGTCATTTCATCAGCATGCGGCGCCGTCAATGTACTCCTCGCATCTGTTTCAAGGCTTATGTCGACAATGGCCCAGGACGGACTCATTCCAAAGGTTCTGGTTCAAATCCGGGGTTTCCGGCTTGTCCCGCCGCTCTTGCTCGGTGGCGGCGTTTTCGCCATGTTAGGGGCTGGAATGGCAGGGAAACCGATTCTTTCTGATTTTACCCTGGCCGCCACCTGGTTCTGGCTTGCGTCCTATGGGGCAATGCACTTATCGTTCCAGTTGAAAAGGGGGTTTATGCCCGGAGAGTGGCGGGTCTTCCGGCAACGGATCATGGGCCTCCTGTCATTTGGCGCTCTCCTGTTTATCTGCTTCGCTCTGGTGGCGTTCTTTTTCTCTCTAAATAGACCGGATGCGTTCAAATTGGTCGAGATCTTGATTGCAGTTCTGGCATTTTCGGTTGCAGGCTCCGCGGTTCTCTTGCGGTTGGGCCGTGAGGGTGCCAGATCCTTTTAACATTGGACAGTGCATGTCTTTGTGTCTTATGTCTTAGTACGTTGTGAGCCCCGCCTATGTCCTGGCGGGATTGGTTGCGGCCCATAGCCGCCATGGAAAGGTGAAAAGGAGGGATACGTTATGAAGAAAAGGATATTACGGTTTACTGCTTTGACGATTTCGTGGGCGATGATCGTAAGCGGAAGCTTCTCCTTTGCGGACGACGTAAAACGAATCTCAAAAGAAGCGCTCAAAGCCATGCTGGGCAAACCGGAGCTTATTCTATTGGATGTGCGAATCGGCAAAGACTGGAATGCCAGCGAGCATAAGGTTCAAGGGGCCTTGAGGGAGGACCCGCAAAGTGTGGACGCATGGGCAGACAAATACGACAAAGAAAAAACCGTAGTTATCTATTGCGCCTGACCCGGTGAAGTAACAAGTGCCCGTGTGGCGCAACAATTGATGGAAAAGGGGTTCAAGAACGTCTACATATTGAAGGGGGGGTGGCACGAGTGGTTCAGGGCCCGGTTCCCGACCGAGTTTAAGTAGGTCTGTCGAATAATCGGTTCTTTCTTTTCATGGTTGCCCGGGAAAGAAACAGGATGATGTGAAAAGCGCCAGAACCGGTCGGATCGGTTCCTGGCGTCGTGAAATGGTGTAATCGGTTCGTTTTTCCCAGCTGAAATGAAAGGGCAGGGCCAGGGAGGTCCTGCCTTTTCCATTGTGTCCGCCGCCCTATTTCTTTGTCATGTCTTGGTTGCAACATTTGAGGGGAACCGTGCAGTCCTCTCCGGCTTCAGTCCCGCAGGTGCACGGATTTACCACCTCGAGTTGCAGACCACATGAATTACAGACAAAAACATCGCCTTTTTTCATCTCTGCACAATTTGCCATCTGATTACCTCCTTTCCTCCCCTGGTTTTCGCTTGGATTGTTTTTACCCGATATTATATTCGAAGACCTTTCCGCTATCCATACTTGGAATCCTGTATTCATCCTGAAAAAGCAGCGTATGTCGCGTCCATTAGACCGAGGGTGTTGAGGCGGTGATAATACCGTGTCCAAACATCGAAAATTGCAACGGATGCCCCAGGTTCTCGCGTCAGGCCTGTTCCTTCTTCCAGATGGTTATCACGCCGTCCGATCCGAAAATACTTTGGACCAGCTCCCAGCCTCCCGATCCTCTTTGGTTGAGCAGATCTTCAAATGCCTTCATCTGTTCGGAAGGGAGTTGGTCCAACTTACATTCTCCCTGGTCCGTTCAAAAATAGACCAATCGAAGGAACTGTTCCGAAGGATACTTTTTCACCTCATACACAAATTGTTTGCTCATCGCGACCTCCTTTCGGTTCTTCTCCAAGTCTCATTTTCAGCCCCTCACAGGGTCTTGAGATAGGAGATGATCTGGTCTCGCTCGTCATCAGTGAGCCGGTTGGCAAAAGAGGGCATCTTCTCATACGGATCCCTGAGCTGTTGCCGGACGTTCTCCTCGGTCACAGGGCGACCGCTGGCCGGAAGTGTCTTCCTGCCGAACAGTCCCTTTAATCCCGGGCCTATCTTGGCCTCAGCAGATCCTGTGACATGACACTGGACACACCCCTTGTCCCTGAACAGTGATGCGCCCTCTGTTCCCGCCTGTGACGGCTTGTCCGGATGCGAAATGACGGTGTTCCTCAGGATCCCGAAGGTGACTGCGACAACCACCAAAATACCCGCCACTGCCATGGTCGTGCGATGCAGGATGCGCTTTCGCATGGTTTCCCCCTCAATCCAAAAATGAAAAGATTTCCTGCCGGATCCGCCTCTCCGGGATCCCCATGTCGTTAAGGATCGTGATGAGTTTACGGGCCATTTCGATCGGGCCGCAGATATAAAAGATTTTCCCCGCCGGATTCTCCCCGCAGTATTTCTCGATCCGTTCCCGGTCTATATACCCGGTCTCGCCCGACCAATCCTCCCCGGGCCGGCTGAGCACATGGACCAGGGTTAACTTGGGCCGATTTGCCTCCGCTATCCGTTCGAGCGCTTCACGGAAGACAATCTGATCTTCGTTCCGGTTGCCGTACAGGAGTACCACGGATCGGGTGTCTCCTGTGTCCCGCATGTGTCGGAGCATGGCCATTAAGGGCGTGATCCCGATGCCCCCGGCCAGGAAGACCAAGTCGCGTTCCCCGGGATGGAGCGCATAAGAAAAGCGACCGAAAGGCCCGTGGACCGCGGCAGTATCGCCCGGTTTGGTCTGCCCTATGGTCGAAGTAAAATCTCCCAGCGCCTTGATGGTCGAGCTGATGAAATCCTTCTGGGCCGGACTGGAGGAGATGGTCCAGTGATGTTCCTCGACCGGAAGCTTGGGGTCCCTGAAAAAGGTCAGGAAATGGAACTGTCCCGGGAGATAATCATATATGGGTTGCCCCTTCGGCGGGACCAGCTTCACCGTCCAGACGTCTTCGGTCTCCTGCCGGACCTCTTCAACACGGTACGGGCGCCGTCGCAGCCGTCCCGGTCGGACAAAACGATGGTGGACGAACGTAACGGCAGCCAGGAGGAACATGGCCATCCAGAGAATTTGCATGGAAAGAAGTCCCAGATCGTCTCCGGCAAACCAGGGATGAACAAATATAAAAACCAGAATGATCAGCGACAGGAAATCGTGCCCTGATCGCCATTTTTCAAAGGTCAGACCGATCCGGCCCTGATAAACACTGACCAGGACGTTCAGGACCACCAGCACCAGGACGGTCTTGCCGGCCAGGATATACCACGGGAGATCCAGGCTGATGAGGAGCTTCCAGCTATTGTGGCCCAGGGCCAGAAGAATGGGGTGCATGATCAAGAGACAAGCTGCTGTCAATGCCATATACTTGTGATACCGGATGAGGATATCAAGCCCGAAGGCGCGTTCGATCCATTTGATTCGAGCGGCGAGCAGGAACTGCACAATCAGGATCATGAATCCGATAAGGGCGAAATTGCGTCCCACATCGATCAATATCCCTTCTCCTCCCTCCCCCAGCCACATTGCCAGCCAGACCGGAAGGGTTACGAACACGACATAGAGAACGACTCTAACCAATCCTCCCCACATGGCTTCTCCCTTTAAAGACTTCCCGTTGGTAATGACAATGAACCGGCCTTCCCATACTCCATTACTCGATAAGGGAGATTTGCGGTTCCCGGAGCGGCTCGGCCAGAAGGGCAATCCCCACCAGGGTGATAAGGATTACCGGCAGGATGGACAATGTATTTTCCTGGAAAACAGAGGGCACCATGAGCACTGCGAACACCAGCGAAGCGATTCCCAGAATCCATCGACTGAACACCTTGATGGTGAGCCCCGTGAGAACAGCGCCCGTGCCTCCGGCCAAGGCCAAAATCATGATGGGGTATCGGGTAGTTGCAGAGATGCCCGCTTCTCCTATGCGAAACGGGCCCTGACCGGCTTCAAAACCACTCCAGAGGGTCGCCGCGATTCCCAATATCCCGGCGAAGATAAAAAGTGTTGACATGCTTTTTTCTTTCATTTCATTACCTCCGTATGCGATGCGTTATTTCTTGAAGCTTGACAAGACCATATGTCAACCGGGCAATGAAGAAAATGGGGTGTAGACCTGATTTCACCCTGGGCCAAGCCCTATAGCCCCGGCCGCTGCTTCCCCGGAAACCCATGACAGTCCATGCAGTGAAATTCCGGCCAAGTGATTTGGAAGTCGCGTCCTATTTGGTATCGCTTTTGTTATGAGTCTGCAGGCGTCCCAATTGGGGAAAGAGAAAGGAGATCTTTTTAGACGGGTTCATGAAAAAATCACCCGTGCAGCCGGATTCATCAGGGGATGGGTTTCATCCAGTGCACCCTGGAAGGGGAAGGGGGCTCGCCGGACAGTTTCAGCAAGAGTTAGGCGTGGCACGCGGCATATCTGGACGCATACCCGGGTGGTTCGGATCTGAACAGGGACTTCATGGAGCGTAAAAACGGCCGCCGATGGCTATCAAGCTGTGGGCGGCCGTTCATTCTTAAAGCATTAGAGCTGTCGCATGAAGGCTACCAGCGCCTCCTTCTCTTCTTCGTTCAGGTTCAATTGAGTGACCAGATTAAAAAATTCCACAGTGTCCTCAAGGGTCAACAACCGGCCGTCATGCATATAGGGAGGAGAGTCCTTGATGCCCCGCAGGGTAAAGCTCTTAATGGGCCCCACAGGGGTGATCCATTTTCCGTTGCTCATTCTCGGCTCATAGAAACGTCCCACCTTCAAGTCATGCATCTTGTCATCGGTATAAAACGGTGCGGGATGGCAGACACTGCACTTTCCTTTTCCGAAGAAGACTTCCTGGCCCAGCATTTCCTGCTGGGTGGCCTTATCCGGGTCCAGCTTGCCAAAGACATTGAGCTTCGGCGTCGGGGGGAAATCGAACAAATTCTGCATTTGCGCCATCATGACCACCTGACTGGCCCGGTCGGGCAGATTCACGCCCTTCTTTGCGGCAATCACGTGATCTCCGTCAAAATAGGCGGTCCGCTGTTCAAACTCCGTAAAGTCCTCGATGGATCGCAGGGACCGTTTGGAGCCATGAATCTGCTGGTTGAACATACCCCGCAGGCTCACCGTATCCAACCGGAACCGGGCCACCTGGGGCCGGGTATCCGGATTCAAATGGAAGGCTGCATTGGTATGGCCGTTGGTATGACAATCAAGACAGGCAACACCCAGGCTGGGATCCTTGACCTTCCGGTCTTCGGTCTGATTGAACTGCTGCTGGGGAAAGGGCGTAAGCAGCAGTCTCAACCCTTCCATCTGAACCGGAGTGAGGATGCCCTTCATGAGTTTATAGTAATTATGGATGCTCAGCAGTTTTCCCTGGGAAACGTCTCCCAGATCCGGCCGGGTGGTCAGATAAACGGGCGGAGGGAATTCCGGTATAAAATGTTCAGGGATATCAAACTCCACATCGAATCGTTCCAGAGATCGCTGTTCCAGTTTCTGGATCTCATCGATCTGGTCCTTAGGAAATACCTGTCCTCCGGTTTCATGCTTGGCATGCGGAAGAGGCAGAAATCCCTCGGGAAAAAAGTCCTTTTGTCTAATTTCCGTCGGGGTCATGGCATTCAATTTTTCCCAGGTCATCCCTTCAGGAAGTTTTACCCGTACCCCCTTCTGAATAGGTTTTCGCTTTCCGGACATCATCACATCGGCGGGCCGGTCGCTCAGGTCATAACGTCTTTCCAAAAGCGTCTGTTGCCG is a window from the Deltaproteobacteria bacterium genome containing:
- a CDS encoding cytochrome c, which produces MRKRILHRTTMAVAGILVVVAVTFGILRNTVISHPDKPSQAGTEGASLFRDKGCVQCHVTGSAEAKIGPGLKGLFGRKTLPASGRPVTEENVRQQLRDPYEKMPSFANRLTDDERDQIISYLKTL
- a CDS encoding amino acid permease; this encodes MIKSFAFSAGLMLSPEVLIIVGHLAGRMPTVFLLLLGAGALCHTLTSSVYSRVVHSQFGRFSGEAEFIRHALGPRHALVFSLFPRLLMFFCLATSVLATAGYALNEVFVYWFPNLGFSFCLIGLILALNLAGERAVNLGQVLFVSVSILGLLVLVIVGFARLDSFGSAAPLVASPGHEVLDHLFWPLAVFVGFELSLFSWTGRNPGLFPVRAMVSAILGIGSLLALWGLVSLAHVSSERLTESTLPHALAARVIMGQWGRIIMGVAVISSACGAVNVLLASVSRLMSTMAQDGLIPKVLVQIRGFRLVPPLLLGGGVFAMLGAGMAGKPILSDFTLAATWFWLASYGAMHLSFQLKRGFMPGEWRVFRQRIMGLLSFGALLFICFALVAFFFSLNRPDAFKLVEILIAVLAFSVAGSAVLLRLGREGARSF
- a CDS encoding ferredoxin reductase family protein; amino-acid sequence: MWGGLVRVVLYVVFVTLPVWLAMWLGEGGEGILIDVGRNFALIGFMILIVQFLLAARIKWIERAFGLDILIRYHKYMALTAACLLIMHPILLALGHNSWKLLISLDLPWYILAGKTVLVLVVLNVLVSVYQGRIGLTFEKWRSGHDFLSLIILVFIFVHPWFAGDDLGLLSMQILWMAMFLLAAVTFVHHRFVRPGRLRRRPYRVEEVRQETEDVWTVKLVPPKGQPIYDYLPGQFHFLTFFRDPKLPVEEHHWTISSSPAQKDFISSTIKALGDFTSTIGQTKPGDTAAVHGPFGRFSYALHPGERDLVFLAGGIGITPLMAMLRHMRDTGDTRSVVLLYGNRNEDQIVFREALERIAEANRPKLTLVHVLSRPGEDWSGETGYIDRERIEKYCGENPAGKIFYICGPIEMARKLITILNDMGIPERRIRQEIFSFLD
- a CDS encoding cytochrome B6 — translated: MKKNLKKRGWGIMGTLCAVVMTVCMVYAVNAQVPAEVDSNPKTYMPVVIEEDFDTTMAEDVKAKPKVMDRQQTLLERRYDLSDRPADVMMSGKRKPIQKGVRVKLPEGMTWEKLNAMTPTEIRQKDFFPEGFLPLPHAKHETGGQVFPKDQIDEIQKLEQRSLERFDVEFDIPEHFIPEFPPPVYLTTRPDLGDVSQGKLLSIHNYYKLMKGILTPVQMEGLRLLLTPFPQQQFNQTEDRKVKDPSLGVACLDCHTNGHTNAAFHLNPDTRPQVARFRLDTVSLRGMFNQQIHGSKRSLRSIEDFTEFEQRTAYFDGDHVIAAKKGVNLPDRASQVVMMAQMQNLFDFPPTPKLNVFGKLDPDKATQQEMLGQEVFFGKGKCSVCHPAPFYTDDKMHDLKVGRFYEPRMSNGKWITPVGPIKSFTLRGIKDSPPYMHDGRLLTLEDTVEFFNLVTQLNLNEEEKEALVAFMRQL
- a CDS encoding rhodanese-like domain-containing protein, which produces MAQQLMEKGFKNVYILKGGWHEWFRARFPTEFK